A stretch of DNA from Streptomyces gobiensis:
TCGATGGAGTACGGCGACTTCTTGGTGGTGGCGATCGGCAGGCCCTTCTCCTCGCAGAAGGCGATGGCCTTGTCCCGGGTCATGGCGTAGTCCCGGACCGGGGCGATGCACCGCAGAGCGGGCGCGAGGGAGGAGATCCCTGCCTCGAACCGGACCTGGTCATTGCCCTTGCCGGTGCAGCCATGGGCCACGGTCGTGGCGCCATGCTTCTGGGCGGCGGCGACCAGGTGCTTGACGATCGTCGGCCGGGAGAGGGCGGAGACGAGCGGGTACCGGTCCATATAGAGGGCGTTGGCCTTGATCGCCGGGAGGCAGTACTCCTCGGCGAACTCGTCCTTGGCATCGGCGACCTCTGCCTCGACCGCCCCGCAGGCGAGCGCGCGCTTTCGGATCACATCAAGATCCTCGCCGCCCTGGCCGACATCCACGGCGACGGCGATGACCTCGGCTCCGGTCTCCTCGGCGATCCAGCCGATACAGACGGAAGTGTCCAGGCCACCGGAGTAGGCGAGTACGACGCGCTCGGTCACGGGGGTCTCCTTACGATCCATACGGTGACTGGCATAAGTATGCACTGCTCCGTATGTTTCGTCAACGTACGCCGTCTGCGCAGGTCAGCGCAGATCGCGCAGCTCCTCCGCCAGGATCGGGGCATGGCTGTGGTCAAGATCCTTGGTGGCCGTCAGCAGGGTCAGCCGGGCAGGCCCCGCCAGCTCCCGGACCCGGTGCAGCGCGGCCTGCTGCCGTGACCCGGCCAGCTCCGCGCGGTAACGCTGTCCAAACTCCGCGAACCGCTCCGGATCATGGCCGTACCAGCGGCGCAGCTCCGCGGACGGGGCGACGTCCTTGACCCACTCATCCAGCCGCGCCGTCTCCTTCGCCAGCCCGCGCGGCCACAGCCGGTCCACCAGCACCCGCGTCCCGTCCTGCGGCTCCACCGCGTCGTACACCCGGCGCAGCCGCACCTCGAAACCGTCCTTCATGCCTCCAGCGTGCGGGGAAAACGCCGCACGCGCAGAAGATTCGAAACGCATAATGCGGGTCATGGGAAAGAGCCACGAGCACATAACCGGCCGACTGCGGACGTTCATCGAGCAGCAGCCCGTTTTCTTCACGGCCACCGCGCCGCTCTCCGGCGACGGCACCGTCAATCTCTCCCCGAAGGGCCTGGCGGGCTCCTTGGCGGTACTCGATGAGCACACCGTCGCCTATCTGGATTTCGCGGGCAGCAACGCCGAGACCATCGCGCATCTGCGGGAGAACGGGCGGATCACCCTGATGTGGTGCGCCTTCTCCGGGCCGCCGAACATCGTGCGGGTGCACGGCCGTGGTGAGGCGGTTTTCCGGGATGATCCGCGCTGGAGTGAACTGCTCGCCCGCTTCCCGGACATCGATCCGGCCAAGCACGGGCTGCGGGCCATCATCGTGGTCACCGCCGAACATATCCGGGACACCTGCGGCTACGCCGTGCCCCTGATGACGTATGACGAGGACCGGCCGCTGCACGCCGCCCGTTTCGAACGGGAGACGGACGACACCCTGGACGCGTACTTCCACAAGAAGGAGCACGTCGGCACCAGCCTCGACGGTCTTCCCGGCCTGCCGCTACCGTTGCCGCCGACCCCCGTAAAGGAACAGTGACCGTGACAACGGACTACGCAAACCTGGCCCGCCGGATGTGGCACCAGCTGGAACCGGTGTACGCCTCCCTCTACTTCGCGCCGGAGGCCTTCGAGGAGGCCAAGGCGCTGGGATATGACGTGGGGTCACGCTGGCCGGGCTACTTCGCCTACCGTGGCGCACCGCTGGGCGCGGCCGGACCCGAGCTGGTGACGGCCACGTTCCACAGCTTCAGCCCGCACATGGTGGCCGAGTATGTCCCGGCGGCCTGGGAGACGGCCGGCCCCGGCACCGTACTGGCCGCCCGGCTGCGCGCCGTGGACCGGATACTGCGCGGCTTCCTCGGGGACGCGGTCACCGGACCCGAGATGACGGAGGCGGCCGGGCTGGCCCGTACCGCCGCCGAGAGCGCCGATATGGCCGCCCGTCCGCTGGCCGCCGCCAACCGCGAGCTGCCCTGGCCCAAGGAGCCGCATCTGGCACTCTGGCAGGCCATGTCCGTACTGCGTGAGCACCGTGGCGACGGCCATCTCGCCGCGCTGCTGGCCGCCGGTCTGGACGGCTGCGAGACGCTGGTCTCCTTCGCCGCGATCGGGGCCGTGCCGGTGGAGAACTTCGCCGGGCGCGGCTGGAGTGAGGAGGAGTGGGCAGCGGCCCAGGACCGGCTCTTCGAGCGTGGCTGGGTCGACGCGGACGGCCACGCCACCGACCTGGGGCGCAAGGGCCGGGAGGACATCGAGCGGCTGACCGATGAACTGGCCGCGGCGCCGTGGCGCGCCCTCGGGGCCGAGCGCTGCGAGCGGTTCGCCAGGCTGCTCCACCCCGCGGTGGCGGCGGTCTTCGAGTCCGGCATACTGCCGCCCCAGCCCACGCTGGGCATCGCCACGGTGCGGGCTCCCGGCCCGCGGTAACCGGCGCCTGGCTGTCCCGGGGCAGGGATCAAGGTGACCGCCGCGAGTCCCATGATCTAAGTTGACCGCCGGGGCAGCGGAAGGGCGAACAGTGGTGGACGGCGGAGAGCTACGGGTGCCGGTGGGGGCGGACGCCGCGCGGTGGACGACCCGGGGTGACTGCCAGCGGGTGCTGTTCGTGGTCCACAACGTGACCTCCGCCTCCCGGCTGCTCGATGTGCTGCCCCTGTTCCGGGACGATCTGCGGGTGCAGTCCCTGGTGAGCTGCACCGGCTCATCACCGTTCCAGGCCGGGGTGCCGGAGCTGCTGGCGGCGACCGGGCTGCCGGTAGTGCCCTGGGAGCAGGTGGTACGGACTCCGGTCGACCTTGCGATATCGGCCAGCTATGGGGGCCAACTAGCTGATATATCAGGAAATTTGGCCGTACTCTCGCATGGCGTTGGCTACAATAAGAGATTGGCGACACCGGCCACCGGCCACCGGCCACCGGCCACCGGCCACCGGCCACCGGCCACCGGCCACCGGCCACCGGCCACCCGCGCCCGTGTTCGGGATTGGGCCGGAGTGGCTGCTGCACAACGGTCAGCCCATCGCCGACGCCACCGTTCTCTCCCACCCCGAGCAGCTTGACCGGCTCGATGCCGCCTGCCCGGAGGCCGTCCCCACGGCCGTACTGGCTGGTGACCCCTGCTACGACCGGCTGCTCGCCGCGCTCCCTCACCGCGAGCGTTTCCGGCGCGCTCTCGGCGTTGGTCCGGGGCAGCGGCTCATCGTGCTCAACTCGACCTGGAACCCGGATTCGCTCTTCGGCGACGGCGGCAGCGACGAGATACTGCCCTCACTGCTCCCCCGGCTCACCGCCGAGCTACCGGCCGATGAGTACCGCGCCGTCGCCGTGCTGCACCCGAACATCTGGTACGGCCATGGTCCCGGCCAGATACGTGCCTGGCTGGACCGGGCCCGCCGCGCCGGGCTCGCCCTGGTGCCGCCGTTGGAGGGCTGGCGCCAAGCGCTGATCGCCGCCGACTGCGTGCTCGGCGACCACGGTTCGGTCACCTTCTATGCGGCCGCCCTGGGCACCCCCGTGCTGCTCGGCGCCTTCCCGCACCAGAACCTCGACCCGCACTCACCGGTCGCCGCCCTCGGCCGGGCCGCCCCGAAGCTGCGCCCGTACGCTCCGCTGCGGCCCCAGCTCGACGCGGTGATCGAGCGCCACCGGCCCGGCCGGTACGCCGCGCTCGCCGCCCAGACCAGCTCCGACCCGGGCCGCTCGGCCGCCCTGCTGCGCCAGGTCTTCTACCGGCTTATGGGCATCCCCGAGCCACCACACCCCGCCCTGCTCGATCCCCTGCCGCTCCCCCGGTACGAACCCGCCGAGCGGACAGCGCCGCTGCGCGTGCTCACCCGGTTGCTGGGCGCGGACCCCGCCGAGATCGGTGTCACCCGCTATGCGGATCCGCCCTACGATCCAGCAGGACCGTACGGCGACGCCCTGCACACCGCCGTCCATGAGGACACCCAGGACCCCGCCCGGCTGGCCCTCGCTGATGTGATCGTGCGGTACGGCGCCGCTGACGACCCCCGGCTCGGCCCCCCGGAGATCTGGGCGAGCGAGGTGCTGACCCGGCACCCACACTGCTCGGTCGCGGCCTACATCAGCGCGCCGGACCGCTGCACGGTGTGTATGCGTGACGGCTCCCTCATCCGGCTCACCGCTGACCCCGGTGCCGACGGGCGTCCCGATCTGGGTGATCCGGCCGCGTACGCCTCCGCGCTGCATGCCTGGACCGGCTCCGGCAAGTCGCTCGGTGAGCTGGGCGGGACGATGACCGTGGTCACCGGCGACATCCGGCACCGGCTCCGGGTCCAGGTCCAGGTCCAGGTGGACCGTATCGGCTAGCCCAACGCGTCGAGTTGGGCGCGCATCCGGTCCGCGGCCGCCGTATCGCCGTTGCCCTCATAGATCTTCAGGGCGGTCCGCAGATAGCGCTCCTCCGCCGGGTCTCCCAGCTCATGGGCGCATCCCGCGCGCAGCACCGCGACCTCTGCCTGCTGGACGCCGGCGCCCTGATCCGCCATGGCGGCCAGCGCATCGTCCAGCGGGCCGATGGCGGCGGCCGCGCCGTCCATGGCGAGGCGGGCCTCGGCCACCGTGGTCAGCACCCGGATCTCGTTGTAGCGGTCGTCAAGGGCACGCAGCTGCCGTCGCGCGTCCTGGAGCTGGATGATCGCTTCCTCGTGCCGTCCCTGGCCACGCAGGGCGCGGCCGATGTGGTGGGCGAGCAGGGCGCGCGCCCGGGGCACATCCGCCCGGCCCTCTTCGTCCGCGCCGATGGTGCCGACGGTCTCCAGGGCCTCCCGGAAGAGCCGCTCGGCCTCCTCCCAGTGCCACTGCCGAAGGCACAGCAGCCCCAGTGACTCCACCGCGGTGGCATATCCGCGCTTGCGCCCCGCCGCCGCCTCGGCCGCCGCGACCGCGCTGAACTCCCGCTGTGCGTCCGCGTACTGGCCACGCCACATCAGCAGAAACGCCAGGTGGGTACGCATCCTGCTGGCCACCTGCGGCTGCCGCCCGGCTGCCCGGACGCCCTCCAGCAGGGCCGGGACTCCCTGCTGGTGGAACCCCACCTTCAGATGCAGGGCCCACATCGCCTCGCAGAGCTGCCATACGAGCTCGTCCTCGCCGCAGTCCACCGCGGCCCGTACCGCCTCAGCCAGGCTGTCCCGCTCCGCGCGCAGCGCCTCCAGCGCGTCCTTGCTCGTCGGGTACTTCCTGTCCCGTTCCTTGCAACGCGCATAGAGGGGGCCGAGGTGCCAGCGGTCCGGGAGGGCACAGTAGTCAGCCTCAACAGCGAAACTGAGGTAGTGCCGGACCGTACGGCGGACCACCTGCGCCATCGCCTGGACGCCGTCCTCGCGCTGTGCGACCCGCTCGACGTACTGACGGACCGTGTCCCGGAAGCGGTAGCGGCGGCCCTCCCCCTCGGCCGGACCGGTCTCCAGCAGCCGAACGGCAGCGAGTTCGGCCAGCAGCAGCCGAGCCTCCCCCTCGCTGATACCCGCCGCCGCGGCGGCGGCAGCGGCCGAGAGCGACGGCCAGGGCCGGACTGCCACTGTCCTGCAGACCCGGGCGGCCTCAGGCGACAGCGCGCGGTATGCGGCATCGGCGGCGATCCGCACCGGGTCGTCATCGGTCATGGCCTGGCCCTCCCCACGTCGATCGTGGTCGGCGAACTCCCGGACGATCTCGGACAGCGGGAGCCCGGGCTCTGCCATCAGGTGCTGACCCATCGAGCAGAGCGCCTCCGGTGAACCGCGCAGCCGGGAGATGACCGTCTGGAAGGCGGCCAGCTCCGCTGTGGCGCGTTCCGCACCGATCATGAGGGTCAGCAGCTCGGTGGCCGACTGCGGGGACAGCTCCGTCAACGGCACCGGGTGAGCACCGCGCAGGCCCGTGAGCCCGGTGACCGGACGGCGGGCGGTGACGATGATCATCACCCCGGCGGCGGGCGTGAGGAAGGGCTCGATCTGCGCGAGTGACCCCGCGTTGTCCAGGACGATGAGCAGTTTCCGGTCGGTCACCATGGTGCGGTAAAGATCGGTCCGGTCCTGCAGGGTGACCGGCAGCTCGTCCGGCTGGACGCCGAGTTGGCGCAGACAGCGGCCCAGGGACTCGGCCGGGTCGCCCAGCTCGATCCAGATCCGGCCGTCCGGGAACCGTTCGCCGTTGCGCAGGCCCCATTCCGCACCGGCCGCGCTCTTCCCGATGCCCGGCGGTCCAGTGATCTCCACGGTGCGAGGACCCGGGCGCTCGGCGACTTCGGTGCAGGAGGAGAGCGTGTGGGTGCGGTTGGTGAAGTGCGTGGTCAGCAGGGGCAGCGTCTGCGGGGCGGCGGCCTGGGCGAGCCGGGACGCGGCGCCGTACGCGAGCACGCGCAGCTCGCGGGCGAAGCCGGGGTCAGCTTGCGCGCGCCGTCGCAAGGCGCGGCCCAGCTCCTGGCGTTCCTCCGCGTTCCGGGGCACGCCGCGCCGTCCCCAGGGGGTGCGTCTGGCCAGCCCTCCCGCTCCGTCGATCAATCGCCTGCCGACCTCGCCGCCCGCTCCGGCGATGACCGTCATCACGACCCCGACCGCCAGCGATACCGGATCCATCGCCCCGCCTCCCCCAACTCATCGTCAGGGCAAGGCTACCCAGTGAGCCGATCTTGGGTCAGCGTGCCTTCTGCGCCAGTCGCAGCAGATGGTCGGCGAGCGCCTGCCCGCCGTCCGGCTCCCGGCTGATCAGCAGCAGTGTGTCATCGCCCGCGATGGTGCCGATGATGTCGTGGACGCCTGCCTGGTCGATCGCCGAGGCGAAGAACTGGGCGGCGCCCGGTGGGGTGCGCAGCACGACCAGGTTGGCGGACGCCTCGGCCGAAATCAGCAGTTCACCCGCCAGCCGTGCCATCCGGGCCTCGCTCGCGGACTCCCCGAGCGGGACCTTCGGGGTGCGGTCGCCGCCTTCGCTGGGGACGGCGTAGATGAGCTCGCCACCGGTATTGCGGATCTTGACCGCGCCCAGCTCGTCGAGGTCACGGGAGAGGGTGGCCTGGGTGACGGAGAGACCGTCGTCGGCGAGGAGCTTGGCGAGCTGGCTCTGGGACCGCACCGGCTGCCGGTTCAGGATGTCCACGATCCGGCGGTGCCGTGCCGTACGGGTCTGCGGTACGGCCTGGCCACCGTGCGGCTCGTGCTGCTCGTGCTCCTCGGTCATGGTTACTCTCCGGCTCATCGGGTTCTGTCGACGGTGTCGAGAACCGCGGGAAGGGCCTGGACGAGCGCGTCCGCTTGCCCGACGCTGATGATCAGCGGTGGGGCGAGCCGGATGACGTCCGGGGCGACCGCGTTCACCAGGAATCCCGCGTCTTGAGCCGCCTGCTGCGCCTGCGCCGCGACCGGCTCGGTGAGCACGATACCCAGCAGCAGGCCCGCGCCGCGTAGCTGGTCGATCAGTGGGTGGCCAAGTGCCCAGATGGAGTCGCGGAGATGGCCGCCAACGCGCTTGACATGGTCGAGGATGCCTTCCGAGGCGATGGTGTCCAGGACCGCCAGCGCCGCCGCGCAGGAGACGGGGTTGCCGCCGAAGGTGGAGCCGTGCTGACCTGGCGTCAGCAGTTTCACCGCCGGGCCGAAGGCGAGCGTCGCGCCGATGGGGAGCCCGCCGCCCAGGCCCTTGGCGAGGGTGACGACATCGGGTTCGACGCCCTGGGCCTGGCACTCGAACCAGTGCCCGGTGCGCCCGATGCCCGTCTGCACCTCATCCACGATGAGCAGGGTGCCGGTGGCCCGGGTGATCTCCCGGGCGGCGGCGAGGTAGCCCTCGGGCGGGGCGATGACGCCGTTCTCGCCCTGGATGGGCTCCACGATGAACAGTGCGGTGTCCGGGGTGATGGCGGAGCGCAGGGCGTCCACATCGCCGTAAGGGACATGGCTGACCTCGCCGGGCAGCGGCCGGAAGGGCTCCTGTTTGATGGGCTGCCCGGTGAGCGCCAGGGCGCCCATGGTGCGGCCGTGGAAGCCGCCGTCGGTGGCGACCAGGTGCGTACGGCCGGTGCGCCGCCCGATTTTGAAGGCGGCTTCGACCGCTTCCGCGCCGGAGTTGGAGAAGTAGACAGCCCCTTCCCGCCCTCCCCGCCCTGCCAGCTCCAGCAGCCGTTCGGCGAGTGCCACCGGCGGTTCGGCGATAAAGAGGTTGGAGACATGGCCGAGGGTGGCGATCTGGTCGGACACGGCCCGTACGACCGCCGGGTGCCCGGTGCCCAGGGAGTTGACGGCGATCCCGCCGACGAAGTCCAGATACTCCTTGCCTTCGGCGTCCCACAGCCTGGCGCCCTCGCCATGGGTGAGCGGGACCCGCGGGGTGCCGTAGTTGTCCATCAGCGCCCCCTGCCAGCGCTGGGTCAGTGCCTGGTTGCTCATGCCCGTTCCCCCTCGTCCGGCACGACCATCGTGCCGATCCCTTCGTCCGTGAAGATCTCCAGCAGGATGGAGTGCTGTACCCGCCCGTCGATGACGCGTGCGGTGCGCACCCCGTGGCGCACGGCGTGCAGACAGCCCTCCATCTTCGGCACCATGCCGCTGGCCAGATCGGGCAGCAGCTTCTCCAGCTCGCTCACGGTCAGTCTGCTGATGACGTCATCGCTGCTGGGCCAGTCCGCGTAGAGGCCTTCCACGTCGGTGAGGACCATCAGGGTCTCGGCGCCCAGCGCGGCGGCGAGAGCGGCGGCGGCCGTATCCGCGTTGATGTTGTAGACACCGTTTGCGTCATCGGTGTCGGTGCTGCGGGCGATGGAGGAGATGACCGGAATCCGGCCGTCGTCCAGCAGTGCCTGGATGGCGCCGGTCTCGATGGTGGTGATGTCGCCGACCCGGCCGATGTCCACCTGGTCGCCGTCGATGTCGGCATAGCGCTTTGTCGCCGACATGATGTGCGCGTCCTCGCCGGTCATCCCGACGGCCAGCGGCCCATGCTGGTTGAGCAGCCCGACGAGTTCGCGCTGCACCTGACCGGCGAGCACCATCCGTACGACGTCCATCGTCTCGGGGGTGGTGACGCGCAGCCCGGCCTTGAACTCCGATACGAGGCCGAGCTTGTCGAGCTGGGCGCTGATCTGCGGGCCGCCGCCGTGCACCACGACCGGGCGCAGCCCGGCGTGCCGCAGAAAGACGATGTCCTGGGCGAAGGCGGACTTCAGCTCCTCGTCGATCATGGCGTTCCCGCCGAACTTGATGACGATGGTCTTGCCGTGGTGCCGGGTCAGCCAGGGCAGCGCCTCGATGAGGATGCGGGCCTTGGGGAGGGCGGTGTGTTTACGGGTGGTCGGCTGGCTCATGAGGAGTAGGCGCTGTTCTCGTGGACGTAGTCGGCAGTGAGGTCGTTGGTCCAGATGACGGCGGACTCTGCGCCCGCGGCCAGGTCGGCGGTGATACGGACCTCGCGGTAGCGCATATCCACCAGCTCCCGGTCCTCGCCAACGGAGCCCTTCCTGCAGACCCAGACCCCGTTGATGGCGACATTCAGCTGGTCCGGGTCGAAGTCGGCGGAGGTGGTGCCGATGGCGGACAGCACCCGGCCCCAGTTGGGGTCCTCACCATGGACGGCGCACTTGAGCAGATTGTTCCGTGCGATGGAGCGGCCCACCTCGACGGCGTCGTCCTCGCTGGCCGCGCCCACGACCTCGATCCGGATGTCCTTGGAGGCCCCTTCCGCGTCCCGGATCAGCTGCTGGCCCAGATCGTCACAGAGGGCCCGTACGGCCTCGGCGAACTCCGCCGCGTCCGGGGTAACGCCGGAGGCACCGGAGGCGAGCAGCAGCACGGTGTCATTGGTGGACATACAGCCGTCGGAGTCGACCCGGTCGAAGGTGGTACGGGTCGCGGCGCGCAGCGCCTTGTCCAGTTCCGCGGTCTCCAGGTCGGCGTCGGTGGTGAGGACGACGAGCATGGTGGCCAGGCCGGGTGCGAGCATG
This window harbors:
- a CDS encoding DUF488 domain-containing protein, with protein sequence MKDGFEVRLRRVYDAVEPQDGTRVLVDRLWPRGLAKETARLDEWVKDVAPSAELRRWYGHDPERFAEFGQRYRAELAGSRQQAALHRVRELAGPARLTLLTATKDLDHSHAPILAEELRDLR
- a CDS encoding pyridoxamine 5'-phosphate oxidase family protein produces the protein MGKSHEHITGRLRTFIEQQPVFFTATAPLSGDGTVNLSPKGLAGSLAVLDEHTVAYLDFAGSNAETIAHLRENGRITLMWCAFSGPPNIVRVHGRGEAVFRDDPRWSELLARFPDIDPAKHGLRAIIVVTAEHIRDTCGYAVPLMTYDEDRPLHAARFERETDDTLDAYFHKKEHVGTSLDGLPGLPLPLPPTPVKEQ
- a CDS encoding SCO6745 family protein is translated as MWHQLEPVYASLYFAPEAFEEAKALGYDVGSRWPGYFAYRGAPLGAAGPELVTATFHSFSPHMVAEYVPAAWETAGPGTVLAARLRAVDRILRGFLGDAVTGPEMTEAAGLARTAAESADMAARPLAAANRELPWPKEPHLALWQAMSVLREHRGDGHLAALLAAGLDGCETLVSFAAIGAVPVENFAGRGWSEEEWAAAQDRLFERGWVDADGHATDLGRKGREDIERLTDELAAAPWRALGAERCERFARLLHPAVAAVFESGILPPQPTLGIATVRAPGPR
- a CDS encoding tetratricopeptide repeat protein, whose product is MDPVSLAVGVVMTVIAGAGGEVGRRLIDGAGGLARRTPWGRRGVPRNAEERQELGRALRRRAQADPGFARELRVLAYGAASRLAQAAAPQTLPLLTTHFTNRTHTLSSCTEVAERPGPRTVEITGPPGIGKSAAGAEWGLRNGERFPDGRIWIELGDPAESLGRCLRQLGVQPDELPVTLQDRTDLYRTMVTDRKLLIVLDNAGSLAQIEPFLTPAAGVMIIVTARRPVTGLTGLRGAHPVPLTELSPQSATELLTLMIGAERATAELAAFQTVISRLRGSPEALCSMGQHLMAEPGLPLSEIVREFADHDRRGEGQAMTDDDPVRIAADAAYRALSPEAARVCRTVAVRPWPSLSAAAAAAAAGISEGEARLLLAELAAVRLLETGPAEGEGRRYRFRDTVRQYVERVAQREDGVQAMAQVVRRTVRHYLSFAVEADYCALPDRWHLGPLYARCKERDRKYPTSKDALEALRAERDSLAEAVRAAVDCGEDELVWQLCEAMWALHLKVGFHQQGVPALLEGVRAAGRQPQVASRMRTHLAFLLMWRGQYADAQREFSAVAAAEAAAGRKRGYATAVESLGLLCLRQWHWEEAERLFREALETVGTIGADEEGRADVPRARALLAHHIGRALRGQGRHEEAIIQLQDARRQLRALDDRYNEIRVLTTVAEARLAMDGAAAAIGPLDDALAAMADQGAGVQQAEVAVLRAGCAHELGDPAEERYLRTALKIYEGNGDTAAADRMRAQLDALG
- a CDS encoding arginine repressor; protein product: MTEEHEQHEPHGGQAVPQTRTARHRRIVDILNRQPVRSQSQLAKLLADDGLSVTQATLSRDLDELGAVKIRNTGGELIYAVPSEGGDRTPKVPLGESASEARMARLAGELLISAEASANLVVLRTPPGAAQFFASAIDQAGVHDIIGTIAGDDTLLLISREPDGGQALADHLLRLAQKAR
- a CDS encoding acetylornithine transaminase — its product is MSNQALTQRWQGALMDNYGTPRVPLTHGEGARLWDAEGKEYLDFVGGIAVNSLGTGHPAVVRAVSDQIATLGHVSNLFIAEPPVALAERLLELAGRGGREGAVYFSNSGAEAVEAAFKIGRRTGRTHLVATDGGFHGRTMGALALTGQPIKQEPFRPLPGEVSHVPYGDVDALRSAITPDTALFIVEPIQGENGVIAPPEGYLAAAREITRATGTLLIVDEVQTGIGRTGHWFECQAQGVEPDVVTLAKGLGGGLPIGATLAFGPAVKLLTPGQHGSTFGGNPVSCAAALAVLDTIASEGILDHVKRVGGHLRDSIWALGHPLIDQLRGAGLLLGIVLTEPVAAQAQQAAQDAGFLVNAVAPDVIRLAPPLIISVGQADALVQALPAVLDTVDRTR
- the argB gene encoding acetylglutamate kinase, with amino-acid sequence MSQPTTRKHTALPKARILIEALPWLTRHHGKTIVIKFGGNAMIDEELKSAFAQDIVFLRHAGLRPVVVHGGGPQISAQLDKLGLVSEFKAGLRVTTPETMDVVRMVLAGQVQRELVGLLNQHGPLAVGMTGEDAHIMSATKRYADIDGDQVDIGRVGDITTIETGAIQALLDDGRIPVISSIARSTDTDDANGVYNINADTAAAALAAALGAETLMVLTDVEGLYADWPSSDDVISRLTVSELEKLLPDLASGMVPKMEGCLHAVRHGVRTARVIDGRVQHSILLEIFTDEGIGTMVVPDEGERA
- the argJ gene encoding bifunctional glutamate N-acetyltransferase/amino-acid acetyltransferase ArgJ, with the protein product MSVTAATGFTAAGIAAGIKENGNPDLALVVNQGPRQSAAGVFTSNRVKAAPVLWSEQVLKGGRVSAVVLNSGGANACTGPLGFQDTHATAEKAAEALGHNAGEVAIASTGLIGIRLPMDRLLTGIDTAVRELSPHGGEKAAIAIKTTDSVHKTAVVEGAGWTIGGMAKGAGMLAPGLATMLVVLTTDADLETAELDKALRAATRTTFDRVDSDGCMSTNDTVLLLASGASGVTPDAAEFAEAVRALCDDLGQQLIRDAEGASKDIRIEVVGAASEDDAVEVGRSIARNNLLKCAVHGEDPNWGRVLSAIGTTSADFDPDQLNVAINGVWVCRKGSVGEDRELVDMRYREVRITADLAAGAESAVIWTNDLTADYVHENSAYSS